The Stygiolobus azoricus genome window below encodes:
- a CDS encoding DUF1641 domain-containing protein — MSADLQLESLLSDEKLPAITKLVDILSTAENKYGLLSAIQGFLSDEEMLGKVLSSIINDQTLNLMTKWNNLMKFADMFADDSTIENLNAVLDLVGILNKTGILDPIKGLLQDEETLGKILSAIVNDSTLNVISNWGNIVKLMEFATKEDTLTTLNDVIELYSKIKKLGLIDVIKGILDDEETIGKIMSGLVNDFTFNLMTNWSAIVKDMSRFDLTNFKYYTLLVNETGEALKEEKIMKIDHWWDLLNMFKDPEVRVGLGVVIAILKHIGRYHIQYVVSGNHTQ; from the coding sequence ATGTCAGCAGATCTTCAACTGGAATCTCTTCTATCCGATGAGAAACTTCCAGCAATTACAAAATTAGTAGATATTTTATCAACAGCAGAAAATAAGTATGGCCTTCTTTCAGCGATTCAAGGATTTTTATCAGACGAAGAGATGTTAGGAAAGGTACTATCTTCTATTATCAACGATCAGACCCTGAACTTGATGACTAAGTGGAACAATTTAATGAAGTTTGCTGATATGTTTGCTGATGATTCAACAATTGAGAATTTAAATGCTGTACTCGATTTAGTAGGAATTCTAAACAAGACCGGTATATTAGACCCGATAAAGGGACTATTACAAGATGAAGAAACACTCGGTAAAATACTTTCAGCTATAGTTAACGATAGCACTCTTAACGTCATAAGTAATTGGGGTAATATAGTAAAGTTAATGGAGTTCGCCACTAAGGAAGACACACTTACCACCCTCAACGACGTAATAGAGTTGTATAGCAAGATCAAGAAATTAGGGTTAATAGACGTTATTAAAGGTATTCTAGACGATGAGGAAACCATAGGAAAGATTATGTCAGGGCTAGTAAATGACTTTACTTTTAACTTGATGACCAACTGGAGTGCCATAGTGAAAGACATGTCAAGGTTTGACTTAACGAACTTCAAATACTACACGTTATTAGTAAACGAGACCGGTGAAGCATTAAAGGAGGAGAAGATAATGAAGATAGATCATTGGTGGGACTTACTAAATATGTTCAAAGATCCAGAGGTTAGAGTAGGACTTGGAGTAGTAATAGCGATCTTAAAGCATATAGGAAGATATCATATACAATACGTAGTAAGTGGTAATCATACACAATAA
- a CDS encoding TIGR00269 family protein, producing the protein MKCAKCDEKAIIKIAYANIALCKTHFSEWLEHRFERLIKKYHMLDGIERVGVAVSGGKDSTTLLHLMYKLSKIYDFELVGINIDLGIDMGKAYSTKSSELAVKNFEMLGLKYKVIRIKDEYGFTIDEAKKKIKRPVCSTCGLVKRYTLNDIAEREGLDAIATGHNLNDMAQFVLSGYFSGDILDLSRLKPVSQPEKGYKVKKIKPLFLIYEKEILTYAIINKIPFLYDSCPHTFRVGGATQDKIRRKLEELEDEIPGFMMMLVQNFVDKIQGPLEKEYAREEDISRCKICGRPTSKGREICSFCATRISMGVLNEAR; encoded by the coding sequence ATGAAATGTGCTAAGTGCGATGAGAAGGCTATTATTAAAATAGCTTACGCTAATATAGCTCTATGTAAAACACACTTCTCGGAGTGGCTCGAACACAGATTTGAGAGGTTAATTAAAAAATATCACATGTTAGATGGGATAGAAAGAGTAGGAGTAGCTGTATCAGGGGGTAAGGATAGCACTACCTTACTTCATTTAATGTACAAGCTCTCAAAGATTTACGACTTTGAATTAGTCGGAATAAACATCGATCTCGGAATAGACATGGGCAAAGCATACTCTACCAAAAGTAGTGAATTAGCTGTGAAAAACTTCGAAATGTTGGGACTCAAGTACAAAGTGATCAGGATAAAGGACGAATACGGTTTCACCATTGACGAGGCTAAGAAAAAAATTAAGAGACCTGTTTGTAGTACGTGTGGATTAGTCAAAAGGTACACATTAAATGATATAGCTGAAAGGGAAGGGTTAGACGCGATTGCAACTGGACACAACTTAAACGACATGGCTCAGTTTGTACTATCCGGTTATTTTAGCGGAGATATTCTAGATCTTTCTAGGTTAAAGCCGGTCTCTCAGCCTGAGAAGGGGTACAAAGTGAAAAAGATCAAACCACTTTTTCTAATATATGAAAAAGAAATACTGACTTACGCCATTATTAATAAAATCCCGTTCCTATATGATTCGTGCCCACATACCTTTAGGGTAGGCGGAGCGACGCAGGACAAGATAAGAAGGAAATTAGAAGAGTTAGAGGATGAAATCCCAGGTTTCATGATGATGTTAGTTCAAAACTTTGTGGACAAGATCCAAGGCCCCCTTGAAAAGGAATACGCAAGAGAAGAAGATATATCAAGGTGTAAAATCTGCGGTAGACCAACTTCTAAAGGAAGGGAGATCTGTTCTTTCTGTGCAACAAGAATTTCAATGGGGGTACTGAATGAAGCAAGGTGA
- a CDS encoding tetratricopeptide repeat protein, with the protein MSLWYNIKDSDVYLHKGITYYSQGLYDDALGMLEMALKVDPLSVEALNYKGLSLLGLGRYDEAQKVFEEAIKLDPHNIVAHLGLGVVYLNKGKYDEALNELNKVSRKNPNSVEVHNLKGQIYYKMGKYEAAIRQYNEALKLDPKNAAVHYNKGLVYFAMGNYKKAIEEFDIAVTLEPTLFEAIKKLEEAKQKLLQQPIRPRQQRTKRQSNEIDYTKWIGRKIYGYKVEGILGEGGFGVVFLVSYGGKYYAMKIRKISYSQTAPNDLTQIALDVFQDLQTESANLINLSKRSPHLVEIFAIYIDSNKLRNVIQGSLREYTQSPPAIVMEYMEGGDIRTIVNDRTVYSSLWYKVVALIGYQIASALEVVHKEGYVHLDVKPENFFLSKKINFTTTQDILNQFVNGSVIVKLGDLGAAKKIGQKVTEISPLYAPPEQFNVNSLADPKMDVFSLGASLYSLYKGVHGFNPPEIANSSYPDVVSKYYNYFNGLVNDCNMRGQNCNALERVLLWLVHPDPRQRPNMTTVKEWLSRV; encoded by the coding sequence TTGTCACTCTGGTATAACATTAAGGACTCTGACGTTTATCTTCATAAAGGAATAACATACTATAGCCAAGGGTTGTATGACGATGCCCTTGGAATGTTAGAGATGGCATTGAAAGTAGACCCATTGAGCGTGGAAGCCCTTAACTATAAGGGTCTATCTTTGTTAGGTCTAGGCAGATACGATGAGGCACAGAAAGTCTTCGAGGAAGCAATCAAGCTCGACCCTCACAACATTGTTGCCCATCTGGGTTTAGGAGTGGTTTACCTAAATAAAGGTAAATACGATGAGGCCCTCAATGAGCTGAATAAGGTCTCTAGAAAGAACCCTAACTCTGTTGAGGTACATAACCTCAAAGGGCAAATATACTATAAGATGGGAAAGTATGAGGCAGCAATACGACAATACAATGAAGCGTTAAAGCTCGACCCCAAGAACGCCGCTGTCCATTATAATAAGGGCTTAGTGTATTTTGCGATGGGTAATTATAAAAAAGCGATAGAGGAATTCGATATAGCTGTTACATTAGAGCCTACCCTTTTCGAAGCGATTAAGAAGCTTGAAGAGGCTAAACAGAAACTATTGCAACAACCTATAAGACCGAGGCAGCAGAGGACTAAAAGGCAGTCTAATGAAATTGATTACACTAAGTGGATAGGTAGGAAAATTTATGGTTACAAGGTAGAGGGTATTCTGGGAGAGGGAGGATTCGGTGTAGTTTTTCTCGTTAGTTATGGTGGGAAGTACTATGCAATGAAAATAAGAAAGATTTCGTATTCCCAAACTGCACCCAACGACTTAACGCAAATAGCTCTAGATGTATTCCAAGATCTTCAGACGGAATCTGCTAACCTAATTAACCTATCAAAGAGGTCACCACACCTCGTGGAGATATTCGCTATCTACATAGACTCAAATAAGTTGAGGAATGTCATTCAAGGTAGCTTAAGAGAGTATACTCAGAGTCCCCCAGCAATAGTCATGGAGTACATGGAAGGAGGTGATATTAGGACTATCGTCAATGACCGTACGGTATATTCCTCATTATGGTATAAAGTAGTCGCATTAATAGGCTATCAGATAGCGAGTGCCTTAGAAGTCGTTCATAAAGAAGGTTATGTACACCTAGACGTTAAACCGGAGAACTTCTTCTTGAGCAAGAAAATAAACTTTACGACCACTCAAGATATCCTTAACCAGTTTGTAAACGGTAGTGTAATCGTAAAGTTAGGCGATTTAGGGGCAGCAAAGAAGATAGGGCAGAAGGTAACAGAGATCTCTCCATTATACGCTCCTCCAGAGCAGTTCAACGTTAATTCGCTTGCAGACCCTAAGATGGACGTATTCTCCTTAGGAGCATCCTTATACTCTCTATACAAAGGAGTTCACGGTTTTAACCCTCCAGAGATAGCCAACTCCAGTTATCCCGATGTGGTAAGCAAATACTACAATTACTTCAATGGGTTAGTTAACGATTGTAATATGAGGGGTCAAAACTGTAATGCTTTAGAGAGGGTCTTACTATGGTTGGTTCATCCAGACCCGAGGCAAAGACCGAACATGACTACCGTGAAGGAATGGTTAAGTAGAGTTTAA
- a CDS encoding DUF1286 domain-containing protein: protein MKLQTHYVFSLGLLTFLDTLLVHHFYTSLFFSGVVSVLGNTLIDRLGHEVRSVYGKEIIKRTPLTHTLPRSVIWGFIPALLLSLLYYYIYEYVSEELLSLALVSLLNGPSHMLLDVFTERGIYVKRNGKWRRFALAHFSYNNPAVNGLAFMLGVLMLFASYYIGGYSHYYYYRY from the coding sequence GTGAAACTTCAGACACATTATGTTTTCTCTTTGGGTTTACTTACTTTTCTTGACACTCTCTTGGTTCATCACTTTTACACTTCACTCTTTTTTTCAGGAGTTGTGTCAGTTCTTGGTAATACGTTGATAGACAGACTGGGGCATGAGGTAAGGAGTGTTTACGGGAAGGAGATAATTAAGAGGACTCCATTAACTCACACACTGCCGAGGAGTGTTATCTGGGGGTTTATCCCGGCGTTGTTGTTGTCATTACTTTATTATTATATATATGAATATGTGAGTGAAGAACTGTTATCCTTAGCTTTGGTAAGTCTGTTGAATGGTCCATCACACATGTTATTAGATGTTTTCACGGAAAGGGGGATATATGTGAAGAGGAATGGAAAGTGGAGGAGATTTGCATTAGCCCACTTCTCTTACAATAACCCTGCTGTAAACGGGTTGGCATTTATGTTAGGAGTACTCATGTTATTTGCTTCCTACTACATAGGGGGTTATAGTCACTATTACTATTATCGCTATTAG
- a CDS encoding APC family permease, whose product MEKSNIFVRESSGLIKQVNMLDVIMLNVGNMSAGLALYTGITPYVQPGSNLLVATLIGFILAIPQALIYTYFIRKVPRTGGDYVWISRTLHGSIGVIMALSLMIESVAYFALTAFFASSAIQSVLAEIGSLNGQTSLINLGNYLASPIPSFILAFAVMAIIVAINIIKAKWGYSLISILGLFSLFTTILAMGVLALNAGDFSIKIQPVLKALNITYVTYNGPSFNWNATLFMLPFLALYTFPWMQAGPAVAAEIKGKNALKYNVFISLILTFIIVEAGYGLMYYVGGYGFTTAEYMQNGFVYTFWSVAIGLANNIVLEWIIGLGLIVWEFFILAYGVIVFSRYIFAMAFDRVLPSIFASVSKNGSPVYTHLLDLGLVTMFLAVIYFLGSSNALSLYGATILGALYFLVVSIAGLRHGIKNNNSILIPASVISIVYFAYLTYVSGTNPDFGFMTSSGVDFITLVFVLGTLIGSVIVYIVSYIHNKSKGVDLNLVYKEIPPE is encoded by the coding sequence ATGGAGAAAAGCAACATTTTTGTAAGGGAGTCTTCTGGTCTAATTAAACAAGTGAATATGTTAGACGTCATTATGCTAAACGTCGGTAACATGTCTGCGGGTCTAGCCCTTTATACTGGAATTACACCTTATGTTCAGCCTGGCTCTAACCTGCTCGTGGCTACACTAATCGGTTTTATCCTAGCGATCCCTCAAGCTCTAATATATACTTACTTTATAAGGAAAGTACCTAGGACGGGCGGAGATTACGTATGGATCTCGCGAACCCTACACGGAAGTATAGGAGTCATTATGGCATTGTCTCTAATGATTGAGTCCGTAGCATATTTCGCTCTAACGGCGTTTTTTGCATCATCAGCAATTCAGTCTGTTCTTGCCGAGATAGGTAGCTTAAATGGACAGACATCATTAATAAACTTGGGGAATTACTTAGCCTCACCAATACCTTCCTTTATACTCGCTTTTGCTGTAATGGCTATAATAGTTGCTATAAATATTATAAAGGCAAAATGGGGTTATTCATTAATATCAATTCTAGGTCTGTTCTCTCTTTTTACTACGATCCTCGCTATGGGAGTTTTAGCTTTGAATGCAGGAGACTTCTCCATAAAGATACAGCCAGTTCTCAAAGCATTAAATATCACTTATGTGACTTATAACGGACCCTCTTTCAACTGGAACGCAACTTTATTCATGCTACCTTTCTTAGCACTTTATACCTTCCCGTGGATGCAAGCAGGTCCAGCTGTAGCTGCTGAAATAAAAGGAAAGAATGCATTAAAATACAACGTGTTCATAAGCCTCATCCTCACTTTCATCATAGTTGAGGCAGGTTATGGGTTAATGTATTATGTGGGTGGTTACGGATTTACAACTGCAGAATATATGCAGAACGGATTCGTTTATACTTTCTGGAGCGTTGCTATAGGTCTTGCTAACAACATAGTTTTAGAATGGATAATAGGACTAGGACTAATAGTCTGGGAGTTCTTCATATTAGCTTACGGTGTAATAGTCTTCTCTAGGTATATCTTCGCAATGGCTTTTGATAGAGTGCTTCCGTCAATATTTGCCTCAGTGAGCAAGAACGGAAGTCCGGTTTACACACACTTACTAGATTTAGGATTAGTCACAATGTTCTTAGCGGTAATATACTTCTTAGGGTCTTCTAATGCTTTATCTTTATATGGTGCAACTATATTAGGTGCATTATACTTCCTCGTTGTTTCAATAGCTGGACTGAGACACGGTATTAAGAATAATAATAGTATACTAATTCCTGCGTCGGTGATCTCTATAGTTTACTTCGCGTACTTGACTTATGTGTCTGGAACAAATCCTGACTTTGGCTTTATGACAAGTAGTGGAGTTGACTTCATCACTTTAGTTTTCGTTCTGGGGACTCTTATAGGATCAGTTATAGTCTACATAGTTTCTTACATACATAACAAGAGTAAAGGAGTAGACTTAAACCTAGTATATAAGGAGATACCGCCAGAGTAA
- the cutA gene encoding glyceraldehyde dehydrogenase subunit alpha — translation MYVGQRVKRKEDLKLITGTGRYVDDIQLNGMLYVAVLRSTVPHAKLKNIDYQDALKLPGVVNVITGLNLQVDNRPRNFPMAKDEILFVGQPIAAVIATDRYVAYDALEAITYEYEELPAVVDPEEAMKNEVKAVEGRDNIVYKKTYKGGDPEKAYEQSQVKIEEKIYISRVYPAAMEPRGLVVDYQQDRLTVYASTQSPHFMRSYLLAAFSDMVKDIRVIQADVGGAFGSKLFPYPEDYIAVYVSLITRRPVKLVLTRSEDVLSTYHARGQIHKVKVGANKDGRVNTIIDDVIIDLGAAWHGTYLADIAATLVTGPYDIKNALANVYGVLTNKVPIDQYRGAGRPEAAFVYERIMDILSDELGLDPIEVRKKNVIQSTPYTNPFGLKYDNGNYMNLILKAERFYREMEEEAEKLRKEGRRVGVGLSFYVEQNNFGPWESASVRLLADGKVEVIIGASPHGQGTATGIAQIVADELQISIDDVEVVWGDTDKISNAFGTYGSRSLTLAGNAALLAARRLKDNIMKLAASFLKSDVEELQYKDGKVYNPKSGKEMTLKEIARKATANLGGVWRYKAEPTLEVTASFGLDNYTFPYGSHIAMVEVDETGKVKVLNYVALDDIGLVVNPMLAEGQVHGGVIQGFGEALLEEIVYNKDGNPLTTNFSEYAIPSAVESFNMKWIYSEEGKSNAPLPAKGIGEGATIGAPPAIIRALEKAVGKKFTKIPVRMEELI, via the coding sequence GTGTACGTTGGACAAAGAGTAAAAAGGAAAGAAGACTTGAAGTTAATAACTGGGACCGGAAGATACGTTGACGACATACAATTAAACGGTATGCTCTACGTAGCTGTTTTAAGGAGCACAGTACCTCATGCAAAGCTGAAGAATATAGATTATCAAGATGCGTTAAAGCTACCTGGAGTGGTGAACGTTATTACCGGGCTGAATCTACAAGTAGATAATAGGCCAAGAAATTTCCCTATGGCTAAGGATGAAATTTTATTCGTGGGGCAGCCAATAGCTGCTGTTATTGCAACAGACAGATACGTAGCGTATGACGCTCTTGAAGCAATTACTTACGAATACGAGGAATTACCTGCTGTCGTAGACCCTGAAGAAGCGATGAAAAATGAAGTGAAAGCCGTTGAAGGTAGGGATAACATTGTTTACAAGAAGACCTACAAAGGGGGAGACCCAGAAAAGGCTTACGAGCAAAGCCAAGTTAAGATCGAGGAAAAAATTTACATATCCAGAGTTTATCCCGCAGCAATGGAGCCCAGAGGATTAGTAGTTGATTATCAGCAGGATAGATTAACTGTCTATGCCTCAACGCAATCACCCCACTTCATGAGGTCATACTTACTAGCAGCTTTTTCAGACATGGTAAAGGACATTAGGGTAATTCAGGCTGATGTAGGAGGAGCTTTCGGATCGAAGTTATTCCCGTATCCAGAGGATTATATTGCTGTCTATGTCTCATTAATTACGAGAAGGCCCGTAAAGCTAGTCCTCACCAGAAGCGAGGACGTTTTGTCAACTTATCACGCAAGAGGGCAGATACATAAAGTTAAGGTGGGGGCAAACAAAGATGGTAGAGTTAACACGATTATTGATGATGTAATAATTGATTTAGGCGCCGCATGGCACGGTACTTATTTGGCAGATATTGCTGCGACGTTAGTTACTGGTCCTTATGACATTAAAAACGCTTTAGCCAACGTATATGGAGTACTGACGAATAAAGTACCTATAGACCAGTATAGGGGTGCTGGTAGACCTGAGGCAGCCTTTGTATACGAGAGAATAATGGATATATTGTCTGATGAGCTCGGATTAGACCCGATAGAGGTCAGGAAGAAAAACGTTATCCAGTCAACCCCTTATACTAACCCCTTCGGACTTAAATACGACAACGGTAACTATATGAACTTGATATTAAAGGCGGAGAGGTTCTACAGAGAGATGGAAGAAGAGGCAGAAAAATTACGAAAAGAAGGTAGAAGAGTAGGAGTAGGTCTATCTTTCTACGTCGAGCAGAATAATTTTGGCCCTTGGGAAAGTGCGTCCGTTAGGCTGCTAGCTGACGGTAAAGTGGAGGTAATAATTGGAGCTTCTCCTCATGGACAAGGGACCGCTACTGGTATAGCTCAGATAGTAGCCGATGAACTTCAAATAAGTATAGATGACGTGGAAGTTGTTTGGGGCGATACTGACAAAATATCCAACGCTTTCGGAACTTACGGTAGCAGGAGTTTAACTTTAGCAGGTAATGCTGCATTGCTAGCAGCTAGGAGGCTGAAAGATAACATAATGAAGTTAGCAGCGTCTTTCCTTAAGAGTGATGTAGAGGAATTGCAATACAAAGACGGTAAGGTATATAATCCTAAGTCTGGCAAGGAAATGACCCTGAAAGAAATAGCCAGAAAAGCAACGGCAAACTTAGGCGGAGTCTGGAGGTATAAGGCTGAGCCAACGCTGGAAGTTACTGCTTCTTTCGGTTTAGACAATTATACTTTCCCATACGGTAGTCATATTGCAATGGTTGAGGTAGATGAAACCGGTAAAGTTAAAGTGTTAAATTACGTTGCCCTAGACGATATAGGTTTAGTAGTAAATCCTATGTTAGCTGAGGGGCAAGTGCACGGGGGAGTTATTCAGGGATTCGGGGAGGCTCTCTTGGAGGAAATAGTGTATAATAAGGACGGTAATCCGTTGACTACTAACTTTTCAGAATATGCTATACCAAGTGCAGTTGAGTCCTTTAATATGAAGTGGATATACTCAGAGGAGGGTAAGTCTAACGCCCCACTACCCGCAAAGGGAATAGGTGAAGGTGCTACTATAGGTGCACCCCCAGCAATAATCAGGGCGTTAGAGAAAGCTGTTGGCAAAAAATTTACAAAAATTCCAGTCAGAATGGAGGAATTGATTTAG
- a CDS encoding NAD(P)/FAD-dependent oxidoreductase, protein MPKVLVLGARFGGLTAAYTLKRLVGKAADIKVINKSRFSYFRPALPHVAVNYMDVEQLKIDLAQALPEKGIQFQEGTVTKIDAKSNKVIYKTPSGAETEEEYDYVIVALGANLATELIKGWDQYGYSVCEPEYAVKLRDRLLTFEGGNIAIGSGFFYQGHNPAPKVPKNYVPNADAACEGPVFEMSLMLSGYLKKRGVWNKTKITVFSPGEYLSDLSPNSRKAVAEIYKFMGIELVHNFKIKEIREHEIVSEDGKTIPSDLTILIPPYTGNPALKNSTPDLIDDGGFIPTDLNMVSIKYDNVYAVGDANSITVPKLGYLAVQTARIAAQHLANRLGVSVKIDKYYPTIVCVADNPYENFAVAVKDDTWYGGQVSEAIPSAANHLKKELFTKYFMWTKGDMALEKFLASW, encoded by the coding sequence ATGCCAAAAGTACTTGTATTAGGAGCTAGATTTGGTGGATTAACAGCTGCATACACATTAAAGAGATTAGTAGGTAAAGCGGCTGATATAAAAGTGATTAATAAAAGTAGGTTTTCCTACTTCAGACCTGCGTTACCTCACGTAGCAGTGAATTATATGGATGTTGAACAATTAAAGATTGACCTAGCTCAAGCACTACCTGAGAAAGGTATTCAGTTCCAAGAGGGAACAGTGACTAAGATAGATGCAAAGAGTAACAAAGTTATTTATAAAACTCCATCTGGAGCTGAAACAGAAGAGGAATACGACTACGTTATAGTTGCATTAGGTGCTAACTTAGCTACAGAACTAATTAAGGGTTGGGATCAGTATGGTTACAGTGTTTGTGAACCTGAATATGCTGTAAAACTTAGAGATAGACTACTAACCTTTGAAGGAGGAAATATTGCAATTGGTTCCGGTTTCTTCTATCAGGGCCACAACCCAGCTCCTAAAGTTCCTAAGAACTACGTGCCTAATGCAGATGCAGCATGCGAAGGACCAGTTTTCGAAATGTCATTAATGCTATCTGGATATTTAAAGAAAAGAGGAGTATGGAACAAGACAAAGATCACAGTTTTCTCACCGGGTGAGTACTTATCAGACTTGTCACCAAATTCGAGAAAAGCTGTGGCTGAGATCTATAAATTTATGGGAATTGAGCTAGTTCATAACTTTAAGATAAAGGAGATAAGAGAGCATGAAATAGTAAGCGAGGATGGTAAGACTATACCCTCTGACTTAACCATACTAATTCCGCCGTACACCGGAAATCCGGCATTAAAGAATTCTACGCCAGACCTAATTGATGATGGAGGATTTATTCCAACCGATTTAAATATGGTATCCATAAAGTATGATAATGTATATGCAGTAGGTGATGCGAATTCTATAACAGTTCCTAAACTAGGCTATTTAGCTGTACAGACGGCAAGAATTGCTGCACAGCACTTGGCTAATAGATTAGGAGTTAGCGTAAAAATAGACAAATACTATCCCACTATAGTTTGTGTAGCTGACAATCCATATGAGAATTTTGCCGTAGCTGTAAAAGATGATACTTGGTACGGCGGTCAGGTCTCAGAGGCAATACCTTCAGCTGCAAACCATTTAAAGAAAGAGTTATTCACGAAGTACTTCATGTGGACTAAAGGAGATATGGCTCTAGAGAAGTTCTTAGCGAGCTGGTGA
- the priX gene encoding DNA primase noncatalytic subunit PriX: MKQGEDEKGKVIRYTLNYPDGSYAGYVVFDGKYSKVYNEKGEILFEVEGLFPPRRRKVNYQWIEKVLEKGMPDCRKRFILYVASRYLVNVKGLDENEAIEQLEEFYSKSGGKVYESWLKSVVRGVKTKKLLPWSLKRIEEKDKEMYEIITKILNE, translated from the coding sequence ATGAAGCAAGGTGAGGACGAAAAGGGCAAAGTCATAAGATACACGCTAAATTACCCAGATGGTTCTTATGCTGGTTACGTTGTATTTGATGGTAAGTACTCCAAAGTGTACAACGAGAAAGGAGAAATTCTATTTGAAGTAGAGGGTCTCTTTCCTCCGAGAAGGAGGAAGGTGAACTACCAGTGGATAGAAAAAGTTCTGGAAAAAGGTATGCCTGATTGTAGAAAGAGATTTATACTTTACGTAGCTAGCCGGTATTTGGTAAACGTTAAAGGTTTGGATGAGAACGAAGCCATAGAACAGTTAGAGGAGTTTTACTCTAAGAGCGGAGGCAAAGTCTATGAATCTTGGTTAAAATCTGTCGTACGGGGGGTAAAGACTAAGAAATTACTCCCATGGTCACTAAAGAGGATCGAGGAAAAAGATAAAGAGATGTACGAAATAATTACAAAAATTTTAAATGAATGA
- a CDS encoding dihydrodipicolinate synthase family protein, translating into MEGIIPEIVTPFAQDESLDENSLKNYLDFLKRNGIQTVFALGTTGEFNMLSMEEKEKFIKSLRLSTNLKVIINITENSTLNALKLAKLAVEVGADGIASLPPIYHKPSEKGIIGYFESLSKFGIPLYLYNYDGKAYVELDLVRRLVSEGIIDGVKLTTNNILLLQRYVELKQEGNPFYVTIGNDELIFYAMMSGADGAVSATANVAPELVLKLFKQLKEGNFKEALEFQKDVTTLTRAISNGDYPAGVKVALKYRGIYVGTVRKPLEEKMEQNSVIYATLKELNL; encoded by the coding sequence GTGGAAGGAATTATACCTGAAATAGTAACACCGTTTGCACAAGATGAAAGTCTAGACGAGAACTCATTAAAAAATTACCTAGACTTCCTAAAGAGAAATGGAATACAGACTGTGTTCGCTTTGGGAACTACGGGAGAATTTAACATGTTAAGTATGGAAGAAAAAGAGAAGTTTATAAAGTCACTGAGACTATCCACTAACTTGAAGGTCATAATAAATATAACAGAAAACTCCACTTTAAACGCTCTTAAGTTAGCTAAACTCGCTGTTGAAGTGGGAGCTGATGGGATTGCATCTTTACCTCCGATATATCATAAACCCTCAGAAAAGGGGATAATAGGTTACTTTGAATCGCTCTCGAAGTTTGGAATACCTCTTTACTTATACAATTATGATGGAAAGGCATATGTAGAGTTAGATTTGGTGAGAAGGTTAGTAAGTGAAGGAATTATAGACGGAGTCAAATTGACTACTAATAACATCTTGTTACTACAACGGTATGTAGAACTAAAGCAAGAAGGAAATCCCTTCTACGTAACCATAGGTAACGACGAATTGATATTTTATGCAATGATGTCGGGAGCTGACGGTGCGGTATCAGCTACTGCAAACGTCGCACCGGAGTTAGTATTGAAACTATTTAAGCAACTAAAGGAAGGTAACTTTAAAGAAGCGTTAGAATTCCAGAAAGACGTAACTACGCTTACCAGAGCGATTAGTAATGGAGATTACCCTGCTGGTGTGAAAGTAGCGTTAAAATATCGCGGAATATACGTTGGTACGGTCAGAAAGCCCCTTGAAGAAAAGATGGAACAGAATTCAGTTATTTACGCCACTCTTAAGGAGTTAAACTTGTGA
- a CDS encoding metal-dependent transcriptional regulator, producing the protein MVSISRRELSYLLVIKKYNDQGQLAKLSWIAKQLNVSPASAYEELEHLEGKGYIKKTRSGIEITSEGRKAIDNLIKAHRVIESLLVEIGFSLDDACKYSTQFDFAVPEEIIEKLHKYLGEPRKCPHGEVIPLTNS; encoded by the coding sequence ATTGTGAGTATCTCAAGAAGAGAGCTCTCGTATCTCCTTGTTATTAAGAAGTATAATGATCAGGGACAACTTGCTAAGTTAAGTTGGATAGCAAAACAGTTAAACGTATCTCCAGCAAGTGCTTACGAGGAACTGGAGCATTTAGAAGGCAAGGGCTATATAAAGAAGACCAGAAGTGGGATAGAAATAACAAGTGAGGGTAGGAAAGCCATAGACAATTTAATAAAAGCACATAGGGTTATAGAGTCCTTATTGGTGGAGATAGGATTTTCTCTTGATGATGCTTGTAAGTACTCTACACAATTCGACTTCGCAGTCCCCGAGGAGATTATTGAAAAACTACACAAGTACCTTGGAGAACCTAGAAAATGTCCTCATGGAGAAGTAATTCCCTTAACTAATTCTTAA